In Acaryochloris marina S15, a single genomic region encodes these proteins:
- the cobA gene encoding uroporphyrinogen-III C-methyltransferase translates to MSENNYSTTQTPKSQGKVFIIGAGPGEHNYLTVMGQNLLAQADVILYDALINPELLNLVKKTCLQIPVGKRGKGPSTPQTDIDRWLVEYCCQGYQVVRLKSGDPFVFGRTTSEVLALKAAGCDVEVLPGISSALAAPLFAGIPLTDVHLSQHFTVLSAHAPESLDWSVLAQIDTLVILMGARQLETIVHHLRHNGQPEQHPIAIIRWGGRRQQQVWMGTLGTIVAKTQGESLSPCVIVVGNVVHLQPSLGLSFPANTEYAHRSDSAQFPMGASSIQSALPLGGKTILVTRAVAQSTTFSQSLTSMGATVVDMPALEIGPPSSWQELDVAIASLDRFDWLILTSANGVTRFLERLFHAGLDTRALASLKIAVVGRKTAKTLEKQGLKADYIPPNYIADALVEHFPGGELTGQTLLFPRVESGGRDVLVKQFTTQGATVVEVAAYQSRCPDTIAPQALQALQAQAIDIVTFASSKTVRYFYQLLQQSVGEGNPQPWLTPLKIASIGPQTSLTCQELLGRVDIEAKEYTLDGLTQSIIDHYQPQD, encoded by the coding sequence TTGAGCGAAAACAACTATTCAACAACTCAAACGCCTAAGTCGCAGGGCAAGGTTTTTATCATTGGTGCTGGCCCTGGGGAACATAACTATCTTACGGTTATGGGACAAAACCTGCTTGCTCAGGCTGACGTCATCCTCTATGATGCCCTGATCAATCCTGAATTATTAAACCTCGTAAAGAAAACTTGCTTACAAATTCCAGTTGGCAAGCGAGGCAAGGGGCCTAGCACCCCTCAAACGGATATTGATCGCTGGTTAGTCGAGTATTGTTGCCAAGGATATCAAGTCGTCCGTCTTAAAAGTGGTGATCCTTTTGTGTTCGGGCGCACCACGTCTGAAGTTCTCGCATTAAAAGCGGCAGGTTGTGATGTTGAGGTTTTGCCGGGTATTTCTTCAGCCCTAGCTGCTCCACTATTTGCAGGAATTCCTCTCACCGATGTCCACTTAAGCCAGCACTTTACGGTATTGAGTGCCCATGCCCCAGAAAGCCTGGACTGGTCTGTTTTGGCCCAGATCGACACCTTGGTAATTCTGATGGGGGCCCGCCAGTTAGAAACGATTGTGCATCACCTGAGACACAACGGTCAGCCTGAGCAACATCCGATTGCCATTATTCGTTGGGGAGGTCGGCGCCAGCAGCAAGTTTGGATGGGCACTTTAGGAACGATCGTGGCCAAAACCCAAGGAGAGTCCCTATCGCCTTGTGTGATCGTGGTGGGCAATGTCGTTCATCTCCAACCCAGCCTAGGGCTTTCTTTCCCTGCCAACACTGAATATGCTCATAGAAGTGATTCTGCACAATTTCCCATGGGCGCTTCTTCGATTCAGTCGGCTTTACCGTTAGGGGGTAAAACTATCTTGGTGACGCGAGCCGTTGCCCAATCCACGACCTTTAGTCAATCTCTCACTTCGATGGGAGCGACGGTGGTTGATATGCCTGCATTGGAGATTGGCCCACCGTCATCTTGGCAAGAATTAGATGTTGCGATCGCATCCCTAGATCGCTTTGACTGGCTGATCTTAACCTCTGCCAATGGCGTCACTCGATTCCTAGAGCGCTTATTCCATGCCGGCTTAGATACGAGAGCCCTTGCTTCTCTCAAAATTGCAGTGGTCGGTCGTAAAACAGCCAAAACTTTAGAGAAGCAAGGATTAAAGGCAGATTATATCCCACCTAACTACATTGCAGATGCCCTAGTGGAGCATTTTCCAGGGGGAGAGTTAACGGGGCAAACCTTGCTATTTCCCCGAGTTGAAAGTGGTGGGCGAGACGTTTTAGTTAAACAGTTCACCACGCAAGGGGCAACGGTGGTGGAGGTGGCCGCCTATCAATCGCGATGTCCAGACACCATTGCCCCCCAGGCCCTCCAAGCCTTACAAGCTCAAGCTATTGATATTGTGACCTTTGCCAGCTCCAAAACCGTCCGCTACTTCTATCAGCTCCTTCAGCAATCCGTTGGCGAGGGTAACCCTCAGCCATGGCTCACCCCCCTCAAAATCGCCTCCATTGGTCCCCAAACCTCATTGACCTGCCAAGAGCTGTTAGGACGAGTCGATATCGAAGCGAAGGAATATACCCTAGACGGTTTAACGCAAAGTATTATCGATCACTATCAGCCTCAAGATTAA
- the minC gene encoding septum site-determining protein MinC, with the protein MEPERLRASLASTSPPSSESESETESPRVAEVQLHLEADDGKLLLYLPAPSETTLEWADLLKEVKKQLEAGTRFWPPNTLVELVTGDRLLDHRQLQTIVNALSAVKLHLTRIHTKRRQTAVAAATSGYSIEQQAHILPMAQSTIAQFTLDDDQKDAAPLYLQKTLRSGAEIRHPGTVVIMGDLNPGSSIVADGDILVWGRLRGITHAGASGNEQSQIMALQMEPTQLRIADWVARAPESPPDQFYPEVAYIASDGIQIARAADFSKNMIQP; encoded by the coding sequence ATGGAACCAGAACGGCTTAGGGCTTCACTTGCCTCTACTTCTCCTCCTAGCAGCGAATCAGAATCAGAGACGGAGTCGCCTCGGGTTGCCGAAGTCCAACTCCATCTGGAAGCTGACGATGGTAAGTTATTGCTCTACCTACCGGCTCCCAGTGAAACCACCTTGGAATGGGCAGATTTACTAAAAGAAGTTAAAAAGCAGTTGGAAGCCGGAACGCGATTTTGGCCTCCGAATACTCTAGTGGAACTGGTCACCGGCGATCGCCTACTCGATCATCGACAATTGCAGACGATCGTCAATGCCTTATCTGCCGTCAAGCTACATTTAACCCGCATTCATACCAAACGTCGGCAAACGGCTGTCGCAGCTGCGACCTCGGGCTATTCCATTGAACAGCAAGCTCATATCTTGCCAATGGCTCAGTCCACCATTGCGCAGTTCACGTTAGATGATGACCAAAAAGATGCGGCACCGCTTTATTTACAAAAAACCCTGCGATCGGGAGCCGAAATTCGTCATCCTGGAACCGTTGTGATTATGGGAGACTTAAATCCTGGTAGCTCGATTGTTGCGGATGGTGACATTTTAGTCTGGGGGCGTTTGCGGGGCATTACCCATGCAGGGGCCAGTGGCAACGAACAAAGTCAAATCATGGCTCTCCAGATGGAGCCCACTCAATTGCGGATTGCAGATTGGGTGGCTCGGGCACCGGAATCACCCCCCGATCAGTTTTATCCAGAGGTGGCCTATATTGCTAGTGATGGGATCCAAATTGCCCGGGCTGCTGACTTTAGCAAAAATATGATCCAACCCTAG
- a CDS encoding ABC transporter substrate-binding protein gives MKSLNYLAQRWRWRGARFYLSLCCCCLLLIVGCQPRNSGPSLSTSGAETRLAIGTTGKVRTLDPADALELFSGNLLYNMGDRLYAYNSGTTELVPQLATELPKTSEDGLVYTIPLRTDVVFHDDTPFDAKAMEFSLNRFIKNGGQPAFLLSDVVESVKAKSATELEIKLKKPFAAFTDLLAFSGLVAVSPTAYEIGPGKFNPSTFVGTGPYELVDNGSDSIRLNRFDKYWGDKPANPGIDIQSFTSSANLYNAFRTGSVDIAYQSLNPEQIELLTKAADKGDWQAITGPGSNITYVSLNLRDETLKKPEVRQALALAINRQLIQNRVFDGQVDPLYSLVPSIFDVSKPVFQSDSGNSDAAKAKELLTQAGYTTEKPLEVEFWYRSNVPSDGPAATTIKAYIEQELKDLAKVELKSIESATAYNNLDKGTYPMFMLDWSGDYYDPDTYIHPFLDCSEGNAEEGCKEGATVGQGSFYYSEKMNQLIDQQRQEQDPSKRQKTFEAIQDLLAQDVPFIPLWQRKEYAFARPDIQGVRLEPTQAMPFASLSRSST, from the coding sequence CTGAAATCCCTCAACTATCTGGCTCAGAGATGGCGATGGCGAGGGGCAAGGTTCTATCTCAGTTTGTGCTGTTGTTGTCTATTGTTGATTGTGGGGTGCCAGCCGCGCAATTCGGGGCCGAGCCTGTCAACCTCTGGAGCTGAGACTCGCTTAGCAATTGGCACCACGGGTAAAGTTAGAACCTTAGATCCCGCTGATGCCTTAGAACTCTTTTCAGGTAATCTCCTCTACAACATGGGAGATCGGCTATACGCCTACAACAGCGGCACGACAGAACTGGTGCCACAGCTGGCTACAGAGTTGCCTAAAACGAGTGAAGATGGTTTGGTGTATACCATCCCTTTGCGAACGGATGTCGTTTTTCACGATGACACTCCCTTTGATGCCAAGGCGATGGAATTTTCCCTCAATCGCTTTATCAAAAATGGTGGACAGCCTGCCTTCTTATTGTCGGATGTCGTAGAGTCCGTGAAGGCCAAGTCAGCGACAGAGTTGGAGATTAAGCTGAAGAAACCGTTTGCAGCCTTTACAGACTTGTTGGCATTTTCGGGGCTAGTGGCCGTTTCGCCCACCGCCTACGAAATTGGTCCTGGCAAGTTTAATCCTTCCACCTTTGTGGGGACTGGCCCTTATGAGCTGGTTGACAATGGCAGCGACTCTATCCGTTTAAACCGCTTCGACAAATATTGGGGAGACAAGCCAGCCAACCCAGGAATTGACATTCAGAGTTTTACGAGCAGTGCCAACCTATACAACGCCTTTCGCACAGGATCCGTGGATATTGCCTATCAATCTTTGAATCCTGAACAAATTGAGTTATTGACGAAAGCAGCTGATAAAGGGGACTGGCAAGCCATTACTGGGCCAGGTAGCAACATTACCTATGTCAGCCTGAATCTCCGGGACGAAACCTTGAAAAAACCAGAGGTTCGCCAAGCCTTAGCCCTAGCTATTAATCGGCAATTGATCCAGAACCGAGTGTTTGATGGTCAAGTTGACCCGCTTTATAGCTTGGTGCCTAGTATTTTTGATGTCAGCAAACCGGTATTTCAAAGTGATAGTGGTAATTCTGATGCCGCCAAGGCCAAAGAGCTGCTGACCCAGGCAGGATACACCACTGAAAAGCCCCTGGAAGTGGAGTTTTGGTATCGTTCTAATGTCCCCAGTGATGGCCCTGCAGCTACGACGATCAAAGCTTATATTGAGCAAGAGCTGAAAGATTTAGCCAAGGTAGAACTGAAAAGTATTGAATCAGCAACAGCCTATAACAATTTGGATAAAGGTACCTATCCGATGTTTATGCTGGACTGGAGTGGCGATTACTATGATCCCGATACCTATATCCATCCTTTCTTAGACTGTTCAGAAGGAAATGCTGAGGAAGGCTGTAAAGAAGGCGCTACCGTTGGACAAGGATCGTTTTACTACAGTGAAAAAATGAATCAGCTGATCGATCAGCAGCGCCAAGAACAAGACCCGAGCAAGCGCCAGAAAACCTTTGAAGCGATTCAAGATCTGCTTGCCCAGGATGTTCCCTTTATTCCCCTCTGGCAACGCAAAGAATATGCTTTTGCCCGGCCTGATATTCAAGGTGTGCGCCTTGAACCGACCCAAGCTATGCCTTTTGCATCTCTCAGTCGTTCCTCTACATAG
- a CDS encoding DUF1517 domain-containing protein: MNKKRSIYKAFSRLLVAISLVGVLVFSNADAALAARTGGRISGGSFRRSVPSRSYRSSPSRSYSGGYSRGGYARGGYRGGFGFPFLIPFFGFGGGGLFSILILIAVANFLVSSFRNIAGDGEGLNLGGSSYDQNSANPAVTVNKIQVGLLAEARGLKADLDRIAQTGNTASSTGLAKVLQETNLALLRHPEYWVYASAESEQTRLVSAEAKFNHLALTERSKFQAETLSNVKQQIQDNNGTLTKTADALTQAPGEYIVVTLVVAAQGKQKLPDIKSDQDLRQALNQVGSVSSDQLLALEVLWTPQAESDTLSADDLVAAYPHLKII, translated from the coding sequence ATGAATAAAAAACGTTCCATTTATAAAGCTTTTTCCCGCCTCCTCGTTGCGATCTCGCTTGTTGGTGTCTTAGTCTTCAGCAATGCCGATGCTGCCTTAGCGGCCCGTACGGGTGGTCGGATTAGCGGAGGAAGCTTCCGTCGTTCTGTGCCTTCTCGCTCCTATCGAAGCAGCCCTTCCCGTAGCTATTCGGGTGGCTATTCTCGAGGCGGTTACGCTCGGGGTGGCTATCGGGGTGGATTTGGCTTTCCTTTTCTCATCCCATTCTTTGGGTTTGGAGGGGGTGGGTTATTTTCCATTCTGATCCTGATTGCTGTTGCTAACTTCTTGGTGTCTAGCTTCCGTAATATAGCTGGAGATGGAGAGGGCCTTAACTTGGGGGGCAGCAGTTATGATCAGAACTCTGCAAATCCCGCTGTTACGGTTAACAAAATTCAGGTTGGTTTATTAGCCGAAGCCCGTGGACTGAAAGCTGATCTTGATCGGATTGCTCAAACTGGCAATACTGCATCCAGTACAGGTCTCGCTAAGGTGTTGCAAGAAACAAATTTAGCACTGTTACGCCACCCCGAATATTGGGTTTATGCCAGTGCTGAATCTGAACAAACCCGTCTTGTTTCTGCTGAGGCTAAATTCAACCATTTAGCGTTAACCGAGCGGAGTAAGTTTCAAGCGGAAACCCTGTCGAATGTGAAACAGCAGATCCAAGACAACAATGGAACATTAACGAAGACGGCGGATGCTCTAACTCAAGCGCCTGGTGAATATATTGTCGTCACGTTGGTGGTGGCTGCCCAGGGTAAGCAAAAGCTCCCAGATATTAAATCGGATCAGGATCTTCGCCAAGCCCTCAATCAAGTCGGCTCTGTTTCTAGCGACCAGCTATTAGCCTTAGAAGTGTTATGGACCCCCCAAGCGGAGTCCGATACCCTCAGTGCGGATGATTTAGTTGCGGCTTATCCCCACCTAAAAATCATTTAA
- a CDS encoding ABC transporter permease translates to MSRSRALQSYVVARLLLAPLMLWTVTTVVFLLLRATPGDPVDAILGPKAPAAQKLALRSQMGLDQPLWQQYTHYMGDLLQFDLGTSLTSRGQSVWDIIQQFFPATLELAFCSMIVALMIGVSAGILSASRPGTVFDLGGRLFGIITYALPMFWVGMLLKLFFAVQLGWFPDGTRFPTRVLPPQGPTGLYLIDSVLAGDLHALGLTLYHLALPSITLGLVLSGIFERIVRVNLKQTLQADYVEAARARGIPEGRILVVHALRNALIPVITVLGLTFAAMLGGAVLTEVTFSWPGLGNRLYDAISLRDYFTVQGIIVFVSVIIVMASIVIDIVNAYVDPRIRY, encoded by the coding sequence ATGTCTCGTTCTCGAGCCCTTCAGTCTTATGTAGTGGCCCGCTTATTGCTGGCCCCTTTGATGTTGTGGACCGTAACCACTGTCGTGTTTTTGTTGCTACGAGCAACACCGGGGGATCCGGTAGATGCCATCTTAGGGCCAAAAGCGCCGGCGGCTCAAAAACTAGCGCTGCGATCGCAAATGGGATTAGATCAACCCCTATGGCAGCAATATACCCATTACATGGGAGATCTATTGCAATTTGATCTAGGCACCTCCCTGACCAGCCGGGGTCAATCCGTTTGGGATATTATTCAGCAGTTTTTCCCTGCCACTTTGGAGCTGGCATTTTGCAGCATGATTGTGGCTTTGATGATTGGTGTCAGTGCTGGGATCCTTTCAGCATCCAGGCCTGGAACGGTGTTTGACCTGGGGGGGAGACTCTTTGGCATTATTACCTATGCGTTACCGATGTTTTGGGTGGGGATGTTGCTGAAGCTTTTTTTTGCGGTTCAATTGGGCTGGTTCCCGGATGGCACTCGGTTCCCGACACGAGTATTACCCCCCCAAGGCCCCACCGGCTTATATCTGATTGATAGTGTCCTTGCAGGAGACCTGCATGCTCTGGGCTTAACGCTCTACCATTTAGCGTTACCGAGTATCACATTAGGACTGGTTCTCAGCGGTATTTTTGAGCGAATTGTCCGGGTCAATCTAAAGCAAACGTTACAAGCGGACTATGTGGAGGCTGCTCGGGCCCGAGGGATTCCTGAAGGACGGATTCTAGTGGTTCACGCTCTCCGTAATGCCCTGATTCCAGTCATTACCGTTTTGGGACTTACCTTTGCAGCTATGTTGGGTGGTGCAGTGCTCACTGAGGTCACGTTCTCTTGGCCGGGGCTAGGAAATCGCCTTTATGATGCAATTTCACTTCGCGACTATTTTACGGTTCAAGGCATCATTGTCTTTGTCTCCGTCATTATTGTCATGGCTAGCATCGTGATTGATATCGTCAATGCCTACGTTGATCCAAGAATTCGATATTAG
- a CDS encoding CHAT domain-containing protein, which produces MTSPDFSDSLTWLEQAKTYLEKNQYIDALNCIHQGLALTPRNADAWLQCGNVLQKLGFYGEAITANHNAQRLFGSPEAKLKMIPLESLLAKAQGQSEDQPTQVNPGSPAVSSLSGQDFDFWQKRALACTKAKDYDAALAAYDKVLAFKDHHAQAWYQRGLILFHLQRYQDAIASFDQALDRQPDFYQAWNNRASILIQLGNVKEAIHSYEQALRWTDKQLWQAWDDLGMAMLHLQGVDAGIAIWNQGIDALWCDADDYALGCGSLHQRKGDFQAQQAWQDPSPTKMWKAAKLSYLRALDLLDFQTFPQHHLAIWQSLLQVRFHLQETAAVHSMLLEGAIKLQTIKQDVNLSPEQDRQLEDQFAGFQQMQVDWLVQQNQLKEAILWAERCKDRTLGYWRSGPDYDPIQHQYTDLQPLLNPQRAVIYWHLSPAHLYTFILKPNQDPVLFCAHSLEPEADNPGNLDAALIDQHFCLQLWQKNWDKAQHLSQKNHESALGLGADFWLKGQGIQLLTQLKEILAIESLCQDTLSGIQELILVLPGQWRHLPMTALFPEQISITLLPSLHIGLNLLKAKSSPQDHLLTIVPPNGSEDEKDNNLTELEALAIARSYQQHIQLGGLQLTQKTVLAALKVSAGSIHFTGVTATDRSTVPAPAWVLADGHRLTLEDLFELNWQSYATVCLSGGPQNLKPLPGFIPDLETCLLSLGVQHVLKSLWEVNHCSRIMLMTQVHHLLHQNGNPVHALRQAQHWLRNLTYRNAIQWWITVGNTLALDSSQATTLQRIEAELQFAAQEVGQDVCPFSHPWYWVGFTISGNFPEMLVWNEA; this is translated from the coding sequence ATGACGAGCCCTGATTTCTCCGACTCCCTGACTTGGCTGGAACAGGCAAAAACTTATCTCGAAAAAAATCAGTATATTGATGCCCTGAATTGTATTCATCAAGGTCTAGCCCTTACTCCTAGGAATGCAGATGCTTGGCTGCAATGTGGCAATGTCCTGCAAAAATTGGGGTTTTATGGGGAAGCAATCACAGCGAACCATAATGCTCAACGCCTGTTCGGTAGCCCAGAAGCCAAACTTAAAATGATTCCCTTGGAGTCTTTATTAGCCAAAGCCCAGGGACAGTCAGAAGACCAGCCAACCCAGGTCAACCCAGGGTCGCCTGCCGTATCCTCACTCTCCGGACAAGATTTTGACTTTTGGCAAAAACGAGCCTTAGCTTGCACCAAAGCCAAGGATTATGACGCTGCATTGGCCGCCTACGATAAAGTACTGGCGTTTAAGGATCACCATGCCCAGGCTTGGTATCAACGGGGGCTGATTCTATTTCATTTGCAGCGATATCAGGATGCGATCGCAAGTTTTGATCAGGCCCTAGATCGCCAGCCCGATTTTTACCAGGCCTGGAATAACCGAGCCAGCATCTTAATTCAGCTCGGCAATGTCAAAGAAGCGATTCATAGCTATGAGCAAGCCCTGCGCTGGACCGATAAACAACTGTGGCAGGCTTGGGACGATCTGGGGATGGCGATGCTTCATCTTCAAGGGGTAGATGCTGGTATTGCTATCTGGAATCAAGGTATTGATGCCCTTTGGTGTGATGCCGATGATTATGCCTTGGGCTGTGGCAGTCTCCATCAGCGCAAAGGGGATTTTCAAGCTCAACAGGCTTGGCAAGATCCTTCTCCGACCAAGATGTGGAAGGCTGCAAAATTAAGCTATTTAAGAGCCCTTGATTTACTAGATTTCCAAACTTTCCCTCAGCATCACTTAGCGATTTGGCAATCTCTGCTGCAGGTGCGGTTCCATTTACAAGAAACGGCCGCTGTCCACTCCATGCTGCTTGAAGGCGCGATCAAACTTCAAACCATCAAGCAGGATGTCAATCTGTCTCCTGAGCAAGATCGACAACTAGAAGATCAATTTGCTGGCTTCCAACAGATGCAGGTCGATTGGTTGGTGCAGCAGAATCAATTAAAAGAAGCGATTCTTTGGGCAGAACGTTGTAAAGATCGCACCTTAGGATATTGGCGATCTGGCCCTGATTATGATCCGATTCAGCACCAATATACGGATCTACAACCGCTCCTCAATCCGCAGCGAGCCGTTATCTATTGGCATCTCAGTCCCGCCCACCTCTATACCTTTATCCTCAAACCGAACCAGGACCCAGTGCTGTTCTGTGCGCACTCCCTGGAGCCGGAGGCTGATAACCCAGGGAACCTGGATGCCGCTTTAATTGATCAGCATTTCTGCTTGCAATTGTGGCAAAAAAACTGGGATAAAGCCCAGCATCTCTCCCAAAAAAATCATGAGTCGGCTCTAGGGCTGGGAGCTGATTTTTGGCTCAAAGGGCAGGGGATTCAACTCCTAACCCAACTCAAAGAGATTTTAGCCATTGAGTCTTTATGCCAAGACACTTTATCTGGTATTCAGGAACTTATTCTGGTTCTGCCTGGGCAATGGCGTCACCTACCGATGACGGCCCTTTTTCCTGAGCAGATTAGCATTACGCTCCTCCCCAGTTTGCACATTGGCCTCAATCTACTGAAAGCAAAATCGTCCCCTCAAGACCACTTGTTAACCATTGTTCCTCCCAACGGATCTGAGGATGAAAAGGATAACAACCTCACAGAATTAGAGGCCCTGGCTATCGCCCGCTCTTACCAGCAGCATATTCAATTGGGAGGACTACAGCTGACTCAGAAGACGGTCTTGGCTGCCCTCAAAGTTTCGGCAGGGAGTATTCATTTTACGGGGGTGACGGCTACAGATCGTTCAACTGTCCCAGCACCAGCTTGGGTCTTGGCCGATGGACACCGATTGACCCTAGAGGACTTGTTCGAGTTGAATTGGCAGTCCTATGCAACGGTTTGCCTCTCGGGTGGTCCACAAAATCTGAAGCCGCTACCTGGGTTTATTCCCGATTTAGAAACCTGTTTGCTCTCTTTAGGGGTGCAGCATGTTCTCAAAAGCCTATGGGAGGTCAATCACTGTTCTCGGATCATGCTGATGACCCAGGTCCATCATCTTTTGCACCAAAATGGCAACCCAGTCCATGCCCTGCGGCAAGCTCAGCATTGGCTCCGCAACCTGACCTATCGTAATGCGATTCAATGGTGGATCACCGTGGGCAACACATTAGCATTAGACAGCTCACAAGCAACTACCCTCCAACGGATTGAAGCTGAACTCCAATTCGCAGCCCAAGAAGTGGGTCAAGATGTTTGTCCGTTTAGTCACCCCTGGTATTGGGTTGGGTTTACCATCTCTGGGAATTTCCCCGAGATGTTGGTGTGGAATGAGGCTTAA
- a CDS encoding nuclear transport factor 2 family protein — MYNSIRILQSVVPQTGRQLNRVRHSFSQLGVGLSAACLCSLGMGMLPQLAYAESVAPETTQVDTDAPPALTEQLAQVDMAANQQDLSKLLGFYSSNFTSGDGLNRKTLKQVVATFWEDYQDLSYKTELVAWEKSAQGYTVETKTTITGTQTLDQGPVKLHSTLHSRQQWVGQQIAKQEILAEQSKLTSGRKPPKVQVNLPQEVGVGEKFEFDVIVDEPLGDNPLLGLALEESITMENYLKQPELKLELLPAGGLFKVGTAGNKPMSEWISAILVQDGGMTIISQRLNVVPKKKSAEQSRK; from the coding sequence ATGTACAACTCTATCCGCATTTTGCAATCCGTTGTTCCCCAGACTGGCCGCCAACTCAATAGGGTCCGCCATTCTTTCAGCCAGCTGGGGGTTGGATTGTCCGCTGCCTGTCTATGCTCTTTAGGAATGGGAATGTTACCTCAGCTTGCATATGCTGAAAGCGTGGCCCCAGAAACGACTCAGGTAGATACGGATGCTCCACCTGCCTTGACCGAGCAGCTCGCTCAAGTTGATATGGCTGCGAACCAACAAGATCTCTCTAAATTGCTGGGCTTTTATAGTTCTAATTTTACAAGTGGCGATGGCCTGAATCGGAAAACCCTAAAGCAGGTGGTCGCCACATTTTGGGAAGATTACCAGGATTTATCTTATAAGACTGAATTAGTGGCTTGGGAGAAAAGCGCCCAAGGCTATACTGTTGAGACCAAAACCACCATCACGGGGACTCAAACCCTTGATCAAGGTCCTGTGAAATTGCACTCCACACTTCACTCTCGTCAGCAGTGGGTAGGTCAACAGATTGCCAAGCAAGAAATTTTGGCTGAACAGAGCAAGCTCACTTCAGGCCGGAAACCCCCTAAAGTGCAGGTGAACCTTCCTCAGGAAGTGGGAGTTGGCGAAAAGTTTGAATTTGATGTGATTGTAGATGAGCCTCTGGGAGATAACCCATTATTGGGATTAGCCCTGGAAGAATCGATCACTATGGAAAACTATCTGAAACAGCCCGAGCTTAAGCTAGAGCTGTTACCCGCTGGTGGTTTATTTAAGGTCGGTACAGCTGGAAATAAACCCATGAGCGAGTGGATTTCTGCCATTTTGGTGCAAGATGGTGGCATGACGATTATCAGTCAGCGACTGAACGTCGTTCCGAAAAAAAAATCGGCCGAACAGTCACGCAAGTAA
- the murG gene encoding undecaprenyldiphospho-muramoylpentapeptide beta-N-acetylglucosaminyltransferase, whose translation MSNSESVAMTEQPKRFLIAASGTGGHLFPALAVAEVLEAEQFQLEWLGVSNRLETQLVPKKYPLRTVSIEGLQTRIGPKTPILLGKLAVAVWQTRQLLKQGQFQGVLTTGGYIAAPAILAAWSLGLPRVIHESNAIPGKVTRWLSGICTGVGLGLEDATKYLPKAKTVVVGTPVRPAFLTPCELDLPIPQEATLIVVAGGSQGAVSVNQLVRACAPAWLGNGAWIVHLTGTQDPETQSFQHPHYLSMPFYDNMAGLLQRANLAISRAGAGTLSELAIASTPALLIPYPYAAEDHQAFNAAAFVKAGAAQMYRQDELTEEQLKQTVLKWIQEPQILEEMAAKAYSLAVPNSTERFAQLILEQIEASP comes from the coding sequence GTGAGCAATTCCGAATCGGTTGCCATGACAGAACAGCCCAAGCGGTTCCTAATCGCGGCTAGCGGCACAGGCGGACATTTATTCCCCGCACTGGCAGTTGCCGAAGTTCTCGAAGCAGAACAGTTTCAACTGGAATGGCTAGGGGTGAGCAATCGATTAGAGACCCAGCTAGTTCCCAAAAAATATCCGTTACGTACAGTCTCCATCGAAGGCTTACAAACTCGGATAGGCCCAAAGACGCCCATTCTCCTGGGGAAATTAGCCGTGGCAGTTTGGCAAACCCGTCAATTGCTAAAGCAAGGCCAATTTCAAGGCGTGCTCACCACAGGAGGCTATATCGCCGCCCCTGCAATTTTGGCGGCTTGGTCCTTGGGGCTGCCACGAGTGATCCATGAATCGAATGCGATTCCGGGAAAAGTGACGCGATGGCTCAGTGGGATCTGTACTGGCGTGGGGTTGGGGTTAGAGGATGCCACAAAATACTTACCTAAAGCCAAAACCGTCGTTGTGGGCACTCCTGTTCGCCCAGCTTTTCTTACCCCTTGTGAACTCGATTTACCGATTCCGCAGGAGGCCACACTCATAGTGGTGGCGGGCGGCAGTCAAGGTGCCGTCTCAGTCAACCAATTGGTTCGAGCCTGTGCGCCAGCTTGGTTAGGAAACGGGGCTTGGATCGTTCATTTAACCGGAACTCAAGATCCTGAGACGCAATCTTTTCAGCATCCCCACTATCTATCAATGCCGTTTTACGACAATATGGCCGGTTTACTGCAGCGGGCTAATTTAGCCATTAGTCGGGCGGGTGCAGGGACCTTAAGCGAACTTGCGATCGCATCCACGCCTGCCCTCTTAATCCCCTATCCCTATGCAGCCGAAGACCATCAAGCCTTCAATGCTGCCGCCTTTGTCAAAGCGGGGGCAGCCCAGATGTATCGCCAAGATGAACTCACCGAAGAACAACTAAAACAGACGGTGCTCAAATGGATACAGGAGCCCCAGATCTTAGAAGAAATGGCAGCAAAAGCCTACAGCCTAGCAGTCCCAAACAGCACAGAGCGCTTCGCCCAGCTCATTCTTGAGCAGATCGAAGCGTCTCCATGA